Genomic DNA from Corylus avellana chromosome ca4, CavTom2PMs-1.0:
GGTGTTCTGCAAGGAATAATGCATTGATGTCCTTGGAcatctgttttatttttcattgaatgGCCGATTATGCTATTTTATATGGAAACAAAATAACTAAGAAATGATTCCCTAGTTTTAATGGACgttgaattttgaattatattctTCCTATTCCTGATTTGTTGGTttaattgttcttttttctttagacTTCTGTAAACTATTATATCCTTTCTTTGGTGACTGTTGCTTTTGTAGTTCCATAGGAGAAGAGAGCCTTTGCAGGGAGATATTTGAGCAATATGTAGCACAACTAAAGGAACAGGCAAAAGAACATGACCGAAAACGGAAGGAGGAAAAGGTATTTAACTAGTTACAATGTCTATACGGTGACAATTCACCTTCTGATCATTAATATATGTTTATTGACAATATCTTATAATAGTGCCTTTCTCGAAGTTTTCATTATGAGAAATGCTGAGGCTTTGTATGTTTACATTagacccccccaaaaaaagtaTGTTCTACATATGAATTGTTAGTAAGTTTCTGTCAGGCATATGACTGCATTTTTTTTGTCCCAAAACAAGCGGTTAGATCTTGACCCTCTCATTGTTTGGAGGCAATATATGTTTACATTagaccccccaaaaaaaagtatgttctacatatgaatttttattaagtttttgtCAGGCATATGACTAtatgtgcattttttttctctagtcTGTTTTGGAATATGACCCGCACGGGACTTGGGGTACCACTTCCCAGCTGGGATGCCCAGGTTCGACTCCCTACACAAGCACCTAGTCTTAAACGATACTTGTCTCTTGAGGGAGGGGGAAGGTTTCCAAGGTTTACCCCAGTCCCACCAAAGGTGGGGTTGGGGGTTCCAcgatatattaaaaaaaaaatgttttggaatgaCTATTAGTAATTTAGTACCCACTAATGGTTACATGCAATTGTATCTTCTGAATCTATTGCTGAATGCATCATGCCACCCTAGCTTTATTATAGGGATGCTCATTTCATGGTGCAAACCAGGATTTAGACTTCAACCTTAACGTTGTATCTTCTTTAAGTGGTTTTAGGATTTGAGAGAAGGGCTTTGTGAAGAGCGGTAGTGGATTGTAAATATGGCAGCTTGTGGGGTGGCTGGTATTCTAGTGAGGTTAACGGGTCATATGGGttgatttatttaaatttatcaGGAAGGGTTGATGGGGATTCTCTAAATACAGTAGATTTGAGGTGGAGGATGGTTCCAAGATTAGATTTTGgtatgatgtgtggtgtggagaACAGACCCTTAAGGTAGCATTTTCGAAGTTATTCAGTTTAGCTCTTTTCAAAGGCGCTTTTGTGGTAGATCATTTATAGCTTTCTAGTGACTCATCAGTGgaacattaattttattaaagtGATGCAGAATTGGGTGGTAGATGTCTTCACCGCGTTTCGTAATTTGTTGCATTCCTCTAGACTGAGACGGGGCGGTGATGACAAGTTATGTTAGGCCCCTTCCAAGATAGGGTTATTTGATGTCAGATTGCTCTATAATGTCCTTGTTCCCCATGACCGTGACCCATTTGACCATttccttggaggagtatttggcgAAATAAGGTTCCGTCAAGAGTCGTGTTCTTTGTTTGGTTGGCCGTTTTAGGGACGATCCTCACTTTGGATAACTTAAGAAAATACCATCTTATAGTTGTAgattggtgttgcatgtgcaagaagaatgtgGAAACTGTAGATGATTTCCTACTCCACTATGGGACTACTTATGCCTTATGGAGTTCTATCTTTGGATTTTATGGGTTAATGTGGATCATGCCTAGGCGTGGTGATTCTCTTTGCTTGTTGGACTGGGTACTGTGGCTCTTCTCAAAGGGTagcagtgtggaagatgatctcATCTTacttaatgtggtgtattttgaGAGAAATAGCACCTCTTTCAGTTTGTCTACATATTTCATATCTCTTTTCCCTCTCCCTGCTGGTGTTGCGAATCGCATAGAAAAGCTACAAGAAGATTTCTTATGGGTTGggctaggtgaagagttcaaatttcacaTGGTGAACTAGTCCTAGGTTTGTTCTCTGATCTATGAAGAAGGGTTAGGGATCGGAACTTGCTGGTATTCAATCGTGTTCTTTTGGGAAAATGGCTTTGGCGCTATATgcttgagagagaggcttggtggagagttgtggtgGATTCTAAATATGGCAGCTTGTGGGGTGGGTGTTGTTCTAATGAAACTCTTTAGTCATATGGGGTTGGGTTACAAAAGAATATCAAGAAGGGTTGGGAGTTGTTTTCtagtcatactagatttgaggtgggagatagCTCCAAGATTAATTTATGGCATGACCTGTGGTGTGGAGATTAGACCCTTAAGGAAGCTTTTCCTGATTTATATAGTATTGCTTGTGTTAAGGATGCTTTCGTAGGAGTTCATTTGGAGCTTTCTAGTAGCTCCCATAAGTGGAAGGTAATCTTTATTAGAGTAGCTCATGATTCAGAGGTGAATATCTTTGCTTCGGTTTTCAATTTATTGTATTGCTTTAGAGTGAGATAGGGAGGTGAAAACAAGCTTTGTTAGGCCCCctccaaaagagggttgttCGATGTTAGACCTTTTTTACAATGTCCTTGCCCATCATGATGGCACTCCCTTtgcttggaagagtatttggtggATTAAAGTTCCATTGAGAGCTTGGTTGGTCACCTTAGAGAATTCCCAGCGgcttctctttgattttccctaaatttagcgaacaaaactactttttgtttctctatctAAATATACGcaacaatagcttcccttatcttttcctatatatatatacgaaatCTAAGTTCCTACATAGCCtcaacttttttataaaatttcaacacaattcCCAATGAAAGGCAAAGAAATGAGAGGGAAGAGAGGAGAGACgaataatttgtattaaaatagtGCATGGGGAATCtcttttggttccctacacattaGGTAGAACTGTAGCATTCCCAACGTTTAGGGAACCAATAGGGTATTTGTTGTGGgtggtttttgtgatttttttgacatttttcctatatttagaGAATGGATGGGATTATAGGGGAGctgctaggaatgctcttaGGGAATATCCTTACCATGGATAGCCTAAGGAAGCGACATATCATTGTGGTCAattgatgttgtatgtgtaagaggagGGGGGAGTTTGtgaatcatcttcttctccattttgaggttgcttgtgccttACGGAGTGTTATCTTTAGTCGTGCTGGGttttcttgggttatgcctagacaagTAACTAGACTTGTTGGCTTGTTCGAAGGAGCTATTTGGTAGTGCTCAGAGTGCAGCCGTGTGGAAGATAGTGCAATACTTTTtaggagggaaagaaatgatagaagttttgagatCCGCAAGAGGATGGTGATGGAGTTGAAGTCTTCTTCAGTACTTTTCATgattttattgttcttttttctctttctagttaggcatttttcttgtatattttcttTGTACCTGAGTTGCGTTTTTTAacgatatttcgattacttgacttgttttttttttttttttttaatattttatcataaaTACAATCTGGTGGACTTATGAACTGTTGTTTGAAAGTGTGATGCAAAAACCTAAACATAAGAAACTTCTAGGTTTTACACAATTCATGAGTGGTAAAGCTGAGGTAATTTAAACTTCATTCCCATGTATCTCACAGATCATGTGTATAAAAAGCTCATACATgagtttacttatcaaaaaaaaaagaaaaaagaagctcaTATATGAGTCTCTGATTCTTTATGTTTCTGCAggcaaagaaggaaaaagagagagaggataaagagaggagaaaagtCAAGCAGAGAAGGGAAAAAGAGGAAGGACGTGAAAGAGGAAAAGATGAGCAATTTAAAAAGGATTTAGCAGACAGTAAATATGCTGATGAACCAGAACTTCATGCCTGCAAAGAGAACAAAAGATCGGGAGAAGACAATATTAAGAAGCAAAGGAAGCGGCATCAAAGTTCTGAGGATATTGTAGATGACAATGAGAAAGATCGGTCTAGGAAATCCCATGGATCTACCAGTGACCACAAGAAATCAAGACGTGTGAGTTgattatttcctttgttatgTTTGGAGATAGTTTTGATGTTTCTCTTTGGTTCATTTGGTTTATTACTTTGAACACTTATGTAACATGTTACTCTTTTTGCTGATAAATGGTGCAGCATGCATCTGGTCTTGAATCAGATAATGAAAGCAAGCATAAAAGACATAAGAGAGACCGCAGAAATGGTTCTCGCAGATATGGAGATCATGAGGAACTTGAAGATGGGGAATTTGGTGAGGGTAGGCAAAGTTGGTAGCTACTTAATTCTACAAATCATTAATTCTTCTACTGCTATTGTCTCAAACCTCTCTTCCCTTTCTTAGCGAGTTTGATATATTGTTATCATTTCCAATATATTTGTTTTCCAAAGCAAGCTTAATTATATTTGCAATCAGTGTAAATATTGTTTTTCAACTTAATCAGCCACATTTTTGTCATATGGTGACTTTGGGCTTTTCTAACGGATTAACATTTCTAACATTTAAATGTCAATTGAAGAGTTCAAATTCTGagcttttataattaaaaatgttgGTATCTGTACTAATTTGAGCAGTTCTTTGAATAGTGACTTGCTTCTTTTTGAAGATAAAATATCAttatgtttgaattttttgctgTGCGTCTTCTTGGCAACcaataaatcattattaaagTTAGTGGATTTTTTCCCTCACAATAAGAagatatgtttatttatttatgagcATGAAGTGCGTGGAACTCTGCAAAATACTTAATAATCTCTCCTGAGAATTTTAAAACTCGAAATTAAACCTAATTTTACTCCACTATTCGTTAAATGCCAAAAGTCATCATCCTgctgtatttcttttttcttttttattttttttgtgaggaACCGAGTATGTAGAGATAGGCTATATTATATGTAAAAGTATATTGTACAAACCTGTGTATAAAACTttgcttaaaaaacaaaatgcatttgaaaatgttataaaaaaattgcaaaatgtATACATTTATAAAGTAGTTAAGTAGTCACTTTGCGCCTCATTCAGTCTGTCTAAACAGGTTAGCAGATTGACGTGTTTGACATGTAGCCCAGCTTCTGGTTTGGTTAGTGGCTCCATTGAGGCACTCTGTCTCTGCCTTGGTCTGAAGTCTGCACTACACGTAAAATTAGTAGGGGTTAAGATAGAACCACCAGTGTCCTTCCTCACTTAAAAAAAAGCTAGAAGTATAAATCCATGGCTAGCACTTTGGCTGGCGGTGTATAAGAAAATTGATTTATCTGGAATAAAAACTGCCCCAAAATGGGGCATTTATTTGACAATTGACTGCACTGCTTTAGTTTTTATAACGCTATCCTATATTTCTTTATGATGATTAATTGATCAAATTGtattaaactaaaaagaagTAACGATCTGGATTCATTATGTATGCATATACAACTCAGCGATATTGACCTTCAATGTTTGAGGGATTTATGAGCAACGGGATATACTCATCTCATATCTGAACTGAATAAAAGTATTGAGACAGCTTATTCCGCTTCTTTGTGTTGCTGTTCAAACTTTTTCTGCTAGGCTTGACTAAACAGCAACTTTCTGATATTTATTTGCACAATTCGGCTCTAGTAGCTTGAAACGGTATATTAGATGTTGCAATCAACAAATACTTAGAGATCAACAGTGGAATAAGGAGGCGTCATGTTCAGTTTTTAACTTTGCCATTGGTGATTGTTGCATAAGATAGCACATTGAAGTGATTAGGGCCTAGAATTTATATTACCCTTTGTCTCCAGATGAAATCTGCAGCTTGATTgaaactaataattttttttttttttaaaaaaaaaagcagaggCAGAATGCTTCCATAATACAACTATTCCCTTTTAATACTAAAGATACTTCTCTGATCTCCCCTTTCTAGGTGGGATGGAGGAAGACCATCAAATAGCTATTGACTTGTCATTATGTGGCTTTTACTTCTAGATCTACATCCCGTATCCATTATGATAAATTTATGGTGACAATCATCCTTACCATTGCTTGTCATCATTGATAGACCATAGTTAATAATGTGTTATCCTCTAGGCCCTAGCTAATAAAATCCTGTTTGCATGTCTTGCTTATCATATGTGTATCTCTACTTTGTTGTTTTGAAGCAtgagaacaaaaatattctttggTGTATATACCCGTCTTTAAATGTTGCTCTCTTCTATTCTTGTGTTTTTGCTTCTGTATATAATTATGTCgatatcttttcatttttgacAACTACTGTCTGCTTAAAGTTAACAATGAAGGAGCATGAAGCAATAGCTTTCCGTCTTCCTAACTCGCTCACAAGATTGAGGGGGAAAAAAGAAGTAAAGATTAGGGGCTATCAACTTGGTCAGTTGAAGACAAGTTGATTGATTTTCAGTTCCTCTAAATTTGCTCAAGGCATGTTTACTGTGCATCACATAAAAGTCCTTGTATAAAACCAGCCTGTTCAGTTCTGGAATTCCTGAACAAGCTCTGGGTGGTTGATCAAGTATCTATTCCTGTGGATAGAACATCTGTTTACTGCAAAAATAAGTCAAGCATCTCTTTGAGAATCTCATCCATGATAGCATCTCCTATCTCCCTGCCTATCCTCCTTTTTAGTTGCTTAAAATCACTCCAGTTTTCTAATGTGCTGGAGAGATCAAAATTCATCTTGTGGGTAATGTTTGTAAAGTCTCCAGTCTGCTTATAGATGATTTTCTTAATATCTTCTGGATGTGCGACGTCTTGAGCATACTTTTCTCTTTCACCCTTCCTTCCATGGGTTTCTAAAGACTCCTTCACAGAATCAAACAGAAGTTGCTTACCTTGCTGCAAAAGCTTTTTGTTTCTCAGGTACTGAGAAGAAGCAGTCCAAGTTATCCCCTTTAGTTTAGCAAAACCTATATGGCTCTTTTTCACAATTGATGAATTTATTAGTGATTCCCATAGAGAAGCCGAGACTATGGAGTCTCCTGAATCTATTTTGCCCGGAATGGAGGATTGACTTGATGGGGCTTCTTTTGTTTCGAAATCACACGCTGTCTACGGAGAAGTATTATACATGTTAATAATTGGAGACATGAAGTTGTATCATTATGTTTTACAGCATATTTATTGACAAAAGACTTATGAAACTGATGAACCTTTGTTGGATGTTGCTTCGCTCATTTGTGATGCTGTGGCGAGTATTATGTCATCTTCCATGCTTATCCAATGGAGTGTTGTATCTGCAGCAGTCTGTTAGCTTTGTAAGTGAGTTTAATCTTGAAACTATAACGAAGTAATGCTgaattgaaaatgaaatctGGAACATGTCCTTGCAACCATGGTTAATAATTAGAAGCTTTTGTACCTCTACTTTTAAATTCCCAAATTTGAAAGTCATTGAAGTGCTTGCATGAGTAAAGCCATGATGCCTTGTAGAATGCAGAGATAGTTCTTCAACATTGCTTTCAGTAGAAAGATATGCATTTAAACATTCTGTTGAGAAAAAACTATTCGTCTCTGCAATCCGTTGGGTCCTTCTGATGGTGTGAGAAATGTCTTCATCCTTTTTGCCATTTGGAAGCTCCTGGCTGTTAGTGGGAGTGAGCTTGGATATTACTGATGCTAAGATTTTTGTACCATATAAGATCCTCTTTCTTCCCTTGTTTAATTCATAACTCCCTGATCTCATTAGGTTGTTAGTTGAACCAACAGAACGGCCATCAGGACGCAATCTCTTCATGTACCTTCTTTCTGAAAGGTAATTGTCTAAGCTGAAAGGCTCTTGTTGCTCCTGGAGATGTTCTTTTAGCTTTTTGGCAGGTGCTGGCTTGGATGCAGAGGAGGCCATTAAACCTGCAAACTTGAAATGGCTCAAgtggaagagaaaaaagggTTCTAGTTTAAGAAGTTGAGAGAAAACAGTGGCTGTAGGCTAACAATTGGACTTGAAAGAGCATCTGCTCCTGAGATTGTGCAGTAGAATATGATAGAATAGTctgggaatatatatatataagtgtgaTGAGGAAGAAAAGAGTGTCATGGATGTCTCCTACTTGACTCAGCAATCCTGCAATTGATTGGGGACAACCAAAAGTTAAGACCAGGCAATCTTGTAATGATTGGTGACACCACCATGTCAGAACAATAGAATCTAATGATTATTGGggtacctctctctctcactgcaAGATTATTTCCCAAAATATATTGTTCCCCTCAAGTTTTGAATCACACAAAACATTGCTGATAGGAGCTGAAATCTACTATTCTTTACTATATTGCTAATGCTTATATAAAAATTCTGCAGAAAGTATATAATATATGCAGCTCTTTGAGGCCTCCAATCACTCTTCCATGTTCCTCTTTCTTGGACACTATGTACAATACCAGGTGTTTTAAAATACGTGTGATGATATATTCTTCATAAAATTCGTCATGTCGGTGGGCCCCATTGTACAGTGGGTGAAACAATGAGGGGGGCCTCATGTTTCTGTGATGAACTCTGTTGTGTCATAACTTGTAGAGGAAGCCCTTAGCCTTAAAGCCAAGTAAAAAGCGTCTCATAATGTAGGGCAGCTGCATCCCATTCGTGCTTATTCTCATTAAGTCTTaatatttaagggaaaaatcaACTTTAATCAGTAGATTTTCATGTGATTTTAATCTAGTCCTCCccgaatattttattttcacaattaGGTTTTAAGTTTCCCCGCTGATATCAAATAGGTCACTCTACTCTGTCTAGTTAACTCTCGTTTGACACGCAATGACTAAATTGAAATCGCATGAAAACTTTTGAggattaaatttgatttttctctgtATTAATTAAAGCTGTGCCAGGAAAAGAAAGTCTTGGAttatgtttgattttatttgtttaaatcaAGATTAATGCTATACACACTACTTAACgtcgtttttaaaattaccattaatttTGCAATGAATTACTAgtaaattttgatataatgataaattttaggggaaagtccacataaccccacCAAACTACCACTttattgacaatgtctccccaaaacttttaattgtgacaatgtccctcccaaactaccaaaaattgtcaatgttctccccaatgacgaaattactcttagtaaaattacaaaaaaaaaaaaaactaaaactaaaacttctagaaaaaacctaaacctaaaacgtaatttttttttttttttttttggttttaaaatcaatttttataaagaaaaatttaaaaattttcgtttttttttttaatttttattttataattttatttaaataaaaatttacgtttaaaaaaataaaattttcgtttaataaaatgaaattttttgttttttaaaactaaataaaaaaatagtttttttttaaataaataaataaataaaaatgtccgtttttttaaaaaaaaaattaaaattttttgtttaaaaaaaattgtttatctaaaaaatattatttttaaattaaaatttttcgttttttaaaaaaatcaattttttttctttttgaatttatagaggtatttttgttttattgagaaatctatatggacatttttgtcttattgctagtcttggggaGGATATTggcaatgttttggtagtttgaaagagacattgttacaattgaaaatttaaagagGACATTattaattgggtggtagtttgagaagggtatgtggactttaccctaaattttaaaagttacaagAGTGCAGTAGTAGTGAGAGTGTAGCCTTTCTCTTGAATCTAATGGGTAGGTTGGCCCAGGAATCAAGTAGATTTTGTCCTCTATGAAATTATTATGAGCCATTTGGGTCTAGGATGGTAGTGAGCGTGAGCGTGAGCGTGAGCGTGATAGCTTTCAGTGGAGCTACttatctcttcctttttttcttctcttttctttttatgaaaacAACACTTGCTTACTCAAATTATTACACTATTTACACTTTTCAAGGTCTCTTTCCCTTTCACTTAGCCCAAATTATGCTTGGGATTTTCGACAAATGCATTACGTGGTGTAAAATGTCCATTATATTTCCTAACAAGTGTGAAATACACGCCTTTAGActggggaaaaaaacaaaaactccagTGGCAATGGAGGTGACCCATGGCTAGCTCTAATTATTTAGGTTCTAGGCTAAGTTGGACCCAGAACCTAGCGGGATCTATCTCGGGTCCAAGTCAATTCCCAGCTCTAGTAAACATTATGTTTTCAATCCTTACAATCGGTAGCTCGAATTGCATGAGACAATTTGGTAGTCTCATAGAGAGAGGCAAGCGAATTTTGTTCAGAGCAAGTAAACTCTACGGTCTCCGTCTTTGTACAATTCGAACAGTCCAATTGTAAGAAATCCTTATCTCCAACAAAAACTCCCGCTAATATAGTGGATACATTATTAGGAGATTTATTCAAGGCTTTCTCATCCTTTGCCAAATTCTATTTTGATGTAATCAATAATTGTGAGTCATTTTTTTTAGGAGGAGTGGGGTGTTTAAGAGACGCAGATAATGGTACAAATTattcatgagtaatgctagggaccatctttttatcctcctaaagctgatgtggcttttaaaatcaccattaaattttagatgaatcatacttgaattttgatccaatagtaattttgaaagccacattaactttaggaggataaaaaaatggtctctaacattactcattattCAGGCACCACCCAAAAGAATCCATGGATTTGTAAAATTAGCTTGCATTACGTTATTTTCAAACGGGGGAGAACGATGTTTCTTCttgctttaatttatttttgtaattgcTCTCCTCCTTCAAattacttttaacaaaaaaaataatttctttttggtttggtttttctTGTGGCCTGTCATATGAAGGGCCAGGAGGGGGGGGGTGGGAAAGACTGTTCTTAGCCCAACGAATGAATAAAGAACAA
This window encodes:
- the LOC132177274 gene encoding uncharacterized protein LOC132177274, which gives rise to MEDDIILATASQMSEATSNKACDFETKEAPSSQSSIPGKIDSGDSIVSASLWESLINSSIVKKSHIGFAKLKGITWTASSQYLRNKKLLQQGKQLLFDSVKESLETHGRKGEREKYAQDVAHPEDIKKIIYKQTGDFTNITHKMNFDLSSTLENWSDFKQLKRRIGREIGDAIMDEILKEMLDLFLQ